A window from Pseudomonas sp. Tri1 encodes these proteins:
- the yccS gene encoding YccS family putative transporter — protein sequence MSSNSFSQSLRRLWALDKFSYSVRVFIALTGSMGLCWYLDEMALLIPLFLGIIASALAETDDTWQGRLNALAVTLVCFTVAALSVELLFPYPVLFIIALALASFGLTMLGALGERYGAIASATLILSVYTMIGVDQRGGAVTDFWHEPLLLVAGAAWYGLLSVLWQALFSNQPVQQSLARLFRELGRYLKLKSSLLEPIRQLDVEARRLELAQQNGRVVAALNAAKEIILHRVGNGRPGSKVSRYLKLYFLAQDIHERASSSHYPYNALAEAFFHSDVMFRCQRLLRQQGKACQALAESIQLRQPFVYDASFAEALNDLHASLEHLRIQSNPAWRGLLRSLRALSANLATMDRLLSDASNPDALADATDSSLLDRSPRNLKDVWLRLRTQLTPTSLLFRHALRLPLALSVGYAMVHLIHPSQGYWIILTTLFVCQPNYGATRRKLGQRIIGTAIGLTVAWALFDLFPNPLVQSSFAIAAGVVFFTNRTTRYTLATAGITIMVLFCFNQVGDGYGLLLPRLFDTLLGSLIAGLAVFLFLPDWQGRRLNKVLANTLTCNSIYLRQIMQQYAAGKSDDLAYRLARRNAHNADAALSTTLANMLMEPGHFRKEADVGFRFLVLSHTLLSYLSGLGAHRGTELPAQVREQLIDGAGAKLATSIDEIAQGLASKTPIVVQSDEEEALANELEQMPDEIDEGQRLVQTQLGLICRQLGPLRTLAAHLVKDTSET from the coding sequence ATGTCATCGAACTCGTTTAGCCAGTCTTTGCGTCGCCTTTGGGCGTTGGATAAGTTCAGTTATAGCGTGCGGGTGTTCATCGCCCTGACCGGCAGCATGGGTCTGTGCTGGTATCTCGATGAGATGGCACTGCTGATTCCCCTGTTCCTGGGCATCATCGCCAGCGCCCTGGCCGAGACCGATGACACCTGGCAAGGCCGCCTCAATGCGCTGGCCGTGACCCTGGTGTGTTTCACCGTCGCGGCCCTGTCGGTGGAACTGCTGTTCCCCTATCCCGTGCTGTTCATCATCGCCCTGGCCCTGGCGAGCTTCGGCCTGACCATGCTCGGCGCCCTGGGTGAGCGCTATGGCGCAATTGCCTCGGCCACCTTGATTCTTTCGGTCTATACCATGATCGGCGTGGACCAGCGCGGTGGCGCGGTCACCGATTTCTGGCACGAACCCCTGCTGCTGGTGGCTGGCGCTGCGTGGTACGGCTTGCTCTCAGTGCTGTGGCAAGCGCTGTTTTCCAATCAACCGGTGCAGCAAAGCCTGGCGCGGCTGTTTCGTGAGCTGGGCCGCTACCTGAAACTCAAATCTTCACTCCTGGAGCCGATCCGCCAACTGGACGTCGAAGCCCGACGCCTGGAACTGGCCCAACAGAATGGCCGAGTGGTCGCGGCGCTGAACGCGGCGAAGGAGATCATCCTGCACCGCGTGGGCAATGGCCGGCCAGGCTCCAAAGTCAGCCGTTACCTGAAGCTGTATTTCCTCGCCCAAGACATCCATGAGCGCGCCAGTTCCTCCCATTACCCCTACAACGCACTGGCCGAGGCCTTCTTCCACAGCGACGTGATGTTCCGCTGCCAACGCCTGCTGCGCCAGCAGGGCAAGGCCTGCCAGGCGCTGGCCGAATCGATCCAACTGCGCCAGCCGTTCGTCTACGACGCCAGCTTCGCCGAGGCCCTCAACGACCTGCATGCCTCCCTCGAACACCTGCGCATCCAGAGCAATCCGGCCTGGCGCGGCTTGTTGCGATCGTTACGCGCCCTTTCGGCCAACCTTGCCACCATGGATCGCCTGCTCAGCGATGCCAGCAACCCCGACGCCCTGGCCGACGCCACCGACAGCAGCCTGCTGGACCGCTCGCCGCGCAACCTCAAGGACGTCTGGCTACGCTTGCGCACGCAGCTCACGCCAACCTCGCTGCTGTTCCGTCATGCCCTGCGCCTGCCCTTGGCGCTGAGCGTGGGCTACGCCATGGTGCATCTGATCCACCCGTCCCAGGGTTATTGGATCATCCTCACCACGCTGTTCGTCTGCCAACCCAACTACGGCGCCACCCGGCGCAAGCTCGGCCAGCGAATCATCGGCACCGCCATTGGCCTGACAGTGGCCTGGGCGCTGTTCGATCTGTTTCCCAACCCGCTGGTGCAATCGAGCTTCGCCATTGCCGCCGGGGTGGTGTTCTTTACCAACCGCACGACCCGCTACACCCTGGCAACTGCTGGGATCACCATCATGGTGCTGTTCTGCTTCAACCAGGTGGGCGACGGCTACGGGCTGCTGCTGCCGCGGCTATTCGATACCTTGCTCGGCAGCCTGATCGCCGGGCTGGCGGTGTTCCTGTTCCTGCCCGACTGGCAGGGCCGACGACTGAACAAGGTGCTGGCCAACACGCTGACCTGCAACAGCATTTACCTGCGTCAGATCATGCAGCAGTACGCCGCCGGTAAAAGCGACGACCTGGCCTATCGCCTGGCCCGACGCAACGCCCACAACGCCGACGCCGCGCTGTCCACCACGCTGGCCAACATGCTGATGGAGCCGGGGCATTTCCGTAAGGAAGCCGACGTGGGGTTCCGCTTCCTGGTGTTGTCCCACACGCTGCTCAGTTACCTGTCAGGCCTGGGCGCCCACCGCGGCACCGAGCTGCCGGCGCAGGTGCGCGAACAATTGATCGATGGCGCGGGAGCGAAACTGGCGACGAGCATCGACGAAATCGCCCAGGGCCTGGCGAGCAAAACGCCGATTGTGGTGCAAAGCGACGAGGAGGAAGCCCTGGCCAATGAGCTCGAGCAGATGCCCGATGAAATTGACGAGGGGCAGCGGTTGGTGCAGACGCAATTGGGATTGATCTGTCGGCAACTGGGGCCGTTGCGGACCTTGGCGGCGCACTTGGTCAAGGACACCAGCGAGACTTGA
- a CDS encoding transporter substrate-binding domain-containing protein — protein sequence MPRLHRALALVGLLLLSHNACAQKLRLVADGWPPFTDSTLVNGGLATDIVSTALARAGYATDFEQVPWARAMLGIGEGRYDVLVNAWYSEERTHVGQFSAEYLLNRVRFLKRKDAPIEFDNLQQLYAYPIAVVRGYAYAKEFDEDQQMQKVPVHNFAMAVRMLAADRVKLTLEDEYVARYYLARESAKVRNAVEFLPKPLSENSLHILVSLKNPQHEEIVAGFDREIAAMKADGSYARLLKAHGM from the coding sequence ATGCCGCGTTTGCATCGAGCTCTTGCTTTAGTCGGATTGCTGTTGCTGAGCCACAACGCCTGTGCGCAGAAGTTGCGTCTGGTCGCCGATGGCTGGCCTCCCTTTACCGACTCCACGCTGGTCAATGGTGGCCTGGCGACCGATATCGTCAGCACGGCCCTGGCGCGGGCCGGCTATGCCACGGACTTCGAACAGGTGCCTTGGGCCCGGGCGATGCTGGGCATCGGCGAGGGCCGCTATGATGTGCTGGTCAACGCCTGGTACAGCGAAGAACGCACCCATGTCGGCCAGTTCTCAGCCGAGTACCTGCTCAACCGCGTGCGCTTCCTCAAGCGCAAGGACGCGCCGATCGAGTTCGACAACCTGCAACAGTTGTATGCCTATCCCATCGCCGTGGTGCGCGGTTACGCCTACGCCAAGGAATTCGATGAAGACCAGCAAATGCAGAAGGTCCCTGTGCATAACTTCGCGATGGCCGTGCGCATGCTGGCAGCCGACCGTGTGAAGCTGACCCTGGAAGATGAATACGTCGCCCGTTATTACCTGGCCCGCGAGTCGGCCAAGGTGCGCAACGCCGTGGAGTTCCTGCCCAAGCCGTTGAGCGAAAACAGCCTGCACATCCTGGTCAGCCTGAAGAATCCGCAGCATGAGGAGATCGTGGCGGGCTTCGATCGGGAGATTGCGGCGATGAAAGCGGACGGCAGTTATGCGCGGTTGTTGAAGGCGCATGGGATGTAA
- a CDS encoding GNAT family N-acetyltransferase — MDIDWVCKHHSDLSKEQLYAILKLRAEVFVVEQNCAYPDVDGLDLEGDTCHLMAWQGNQLVAYLRLLDPHSQNSDVVIGRVVIAPHARGKGLGHALMEHGLKHAEKYWPGTSISLSAQAHLQGYYGRYGFEAVGVEYLEDGIPHIGMHRP, encoded by the coding sequence ATGGACATCGACTGGGTCTGCAAACACCACAGTGACCTGAGCAAGGAGCAGCTGTACGCCATCCTCAAATTGCGCGCTGAAGTGTTCGTCGTCGAGCAGAACTGCGCCTACCCGGACGTCGACGGCCTGGACCTGGAGGGCGACACCTGCCATTTGATGGCTTGGCAGGGCAACCAACTGGTGGCCTACCTGCGCTTGCTCGACCCGCACTCGCAAAACAGCGACGTGGTGATCGGGCGCGTGGTCATCGCGCCACACGCACGGGGCAAGGGGCTGGGCCACGCCTTGATGGAACATGGCCTCAAGCACGCCGAGAAATACTGGCCCGGGACGTCGATCTCACTGTCGGCCCAGGCACATCTGCAGGGGTATTACGGGCGGTATGGGTTTGAGGCGGTGGGCGTGGAATATCTGGAGGATGGGATTCCACACATTGGCATGCATCGGCCCTGA
- a CDS encoding winged helix-turn-helix domain-containing protein produces the protein MDVSKTKTSFYRRLYVAYLIDSGVASNVPALTEVTGMPRRTAQDTVAALADLDIICEFEQEQGARNHAGCYRIRDWGAIDRGWIEGNLQRIKAVLEYP, from the coding sequence ATGGACGTCAGCAAGACCAAGACCAGCTTCTACCGTCGCTTGTATGTGGCGTACTTGATCGACAGCGGCGTGGCCAGCAACGTCCCCGCCCTCACCGAAGTCACCGGCATGCCACGGCGCACCGCCCAGGACACCGTCGCGGCGCTGGCGGACCTGGATATCATTTGTGAGTTCGAGCAGGAGCAGGGCGCCCGAAATCATGCCGGGTGTTATCGGATTCGCGATTGGGGGGCGATCGATCGGGGGTGGATCGAGGGGAATCTGCAGCGGATCAAGGCGGTGCTTGAATACCCCTGA
- a CDS encoding M48 family metallopeptidase — protein sequence MTTLKYLQAYPAALQAQVQQMIAQDRLGDYLRQRYPDRHAVQSDKALYGYALDLKQQYLRNAPAIDKVLFDNRLDLTHRALGLHTAVSRVQGGKLKAKKEIRIASLFKEAAPEFLKMIVVHELAHFKESDHNKAFYQLCEHMLPGYHQLEFDLRVYLTWRDLQQHKE from the coding sequence ATGACCACGCTCAAATACCTCCAGGCCTATCCCGCCGCCCTGCAAGCACAAGTGCAGCAAATGATTGCTCAGGATCGGCTGGGCGATTACCTGCGCCAGCGTTACCCCGACCGGCATGCGGTCCAGAGCGACAAGGCCCTGTACGGTTATGCGCTGGATCTCAAGCAACAATACCTGCGCAACGCGCCGGCCATCGATAAGGTGCTGTTCGACAACCGCCTGGACCTGACCCACCGCGCCCTCGGCTTGCATACGGCGGTCTCACGGGTGCAGGGCGGCAAGCTCAAGGCCAAGAAGGAAATCCGCATCGCTTCGCTGTTCAAGGAAGCGGCGCCAGAGTTTCTGAAAATGATCGTGGTGCATGAGTTGGCCCACTTCAAGGAGTCGGACCACAACAAGGCGTTCTATCAACTCTGCGAGCACATGCTGCCGGGGTATCACCAGTTGGAGTTCGACTTGCGGGTGTACCTGACCTGGCGTGATCTGCAACAACACAAGGAATGA